A DNA window from Methanobacterium sp. contains the following coding sequences:
- a CDS encoding 50S ribosomal protein L31e, producing the protein MERVYVIPLRKVKNVPRTIRSPRAVRYVKEFIGKHMKTDDIKIDASVNEKIWERGIQKIPPKIKVKAVQEEDGSVAVTLVE; encoded by the coding sequence ATGGAAAGAGTCTATGTTATACCATTAAGAAAAGTAAAAAATGTTCCAAGGACTATCAGGTCCCCAAGAGCAGTACGTTACGTGAAAGAATTCATAGGAAAACATATGAAGACAGACGACATCAAAATAGATGCATCTGTTAATGAAAAAATATGGGAAAGAGGAATTCAAAAAATACCTCCTAAAATCAAAGTAAAAGCTGTACAGGAAGAAGATGGTTCAGTTGCAGTCACCTTAGTTGAATAG
- a CDS encoding 50S ribosomal protein L39e, with the protein MSRNRPLAKKLRLAKANKQSRTVPVWVRIKTNRKVMSHPKMRRHWRRSSLKV; encoded by the coding sequence ATGAGTAGAAATAGGCCATTAGCTAAAAAACTAAGGCTTGCTAAAGCTAACAAGCAGAGCCGAACTGTCCCAGTATGGGTACGGATTAAAACCAATAGAAAAGTAATGTCTCATCCAAAAATGAGAAGACATTGGAGAAGAAGTAGCTTAAAAGTTTAA
- a CDS encoding 7-cyano-7-deazaguanine synthase: MKACVLYSGGKDSSLIAVILTKLGYEVELVTINFGIFDSFKPAAKSASALGFKHLVFKADKKILENATDIIINDGFPNNGINYIHKEALDLVSRDYNVVADGTRRDDRIPKLKGNEINSLEGRQNVEYITLRGFGHKTINNLSDVLFEVKKESTSMENNSDYEIEIRYLINEIEGESASSKIFPSHIQSRVVGWKNKI, translated from the coding sequence ATGAAAGCGTGTGTTCTCTACAGCGGAGGAAAAGATAGTTCGCTTATTGCTGTAATCCTTACAAAATTGGGATATGAGGTTGAACTTGTAACCATAAATTTTGGGATATTCGATTCCTTTAAACCTGCAGCAAAATCAGCATCTGCGCTTGGTTTTAAACACCTCGTTTTTAAAGCCGATAAAAAGATACTGGAAAATGCAACTGATATTATCATTAATGATGGATTTCCAAATAATGGAATAAATTATATTCATAAAGAAGCATTAGACCTTGTTTCACGTGATTATAACGTGGTTGCAGATGGTACAAGAAGGGATGACAGAATCCCTAAACTTAAAGGAAACGAAATCAACAGTCTTGAAGGCAGACAGAACGTTGAATATATAACCCTCCGTGGATTTGGTCACAAGACCATCAATAATCTCTCAGATGTGCTTTTTGAAGTCAAAAAGGAAAGTACCAGTATGGAAAACAATTCCGATTATGAGATTGAAATCAGATACCTCATAAATGAAATTGAAGGCGAAAGCGCATCGAGCAAAATATTTCCAAGTCATATCCAATCTCGAGTTGTGGGCTGGAAAAATAAAATTTAA
- a CDS encoding DNA-binding protein, giving the protein MSDIEELRRKRMQELQQQAATQQASSQQQEQARQEMEAQKKQAMMQILTPEARGRLANLRLTKPELVEQIELQLIQLAQMGRVKSKITDDQLKHLLTNLVGQKREINITRK; this is encoded by the coding sequence TTGAGCGATATTGAAGAACTACGACGTAAAAGGATGCAAGAGTTACAGCAGCAAGCTGCAACGCAGCAGGCATCATCCCAACAACAAGAACAAGCCCGCCAAGAGATGGAAGCTCAAAAAAAGCAGGCTATGATGCAGATATTAACTCCTGAAGCTAGGGGCAGACTTGCGAATTTGAGACTCACTAAACCTGAACTCGTTGAACAAATAGAACTTCAACTTATTCAGCTTGCTCAAATGGGGCGGGTCAAATCTAAAATAACTGATGATCAGCTCAAACATCTCCTGACAAATCTTGTTGGTCAAAAAAGAGAGATTAACATAACAAGAAAATGA
- a CDS encoding 30S ribosomal protein S19e, producing MTTVYDVPADLLISAIAKDLNENKSINAPEWAKFVKTGVHKERRPEDADWWYTRCASILRKVYIDGPVGLNSLRSYYGGKKDRGCEPEKFRKGSGSVIRTALHQLEDAGFIAKIKEGRIITPEGKSFVDKASNIVKKDIPELAKY from the coding sequence ATGACTACAGTTTATGATGTTCCTGCAGATTTGCTTATAAGTGCAATTGCAAAGGATTTAAATGAAAATAAAAGTATAAACGCGCCAGAATGGGCAAAATTTGTTAAAACCGGAGTTCACAAAGAAAGAAGGCCTGAAGATGCAGACTGGTGGTACACAAGATGTGCATCAATCTTAAGAAAGGTGTACATTGATGGCCCTGTTGGACTGAACAGTTTAAGATCCTATTATGGTGGAAAAAAAGATAGAGGATGCGAACCAGAAAAATTCAGGAAAGGCAGCGGTTCTGTAATAAGAACAGCTTTACATCAACTTGAAGATGCTGGATTCATTGCCAAAATAAAAGAAGGAAGAATCATAACTCCTGAAGGAAAATCCTTTGTTGACAAAGCATCAAACATCGTTAAAAAAGATATTCCTGAACTTGCTAAATATTAA
- a CDS encoding YhbY family RNA-binding protein, giving the protein MNRSLSTFTLNIGKSGINENVIDEIKRQLKAHEVIKVKFSKTISSEKQNYITEITEKSKSKLVDLRGNVAVIYKKNR; this is encoded by the coding sequence ATGAATAGATCACTTTCAACATTCACACTAAATATTGGAAAATCTGGAATAAATGAAAATGTTATTGATGAAATAAAAAGACAGCTTAAAGCTCACGAAGTAATTAAAGTGAAATTTTCAAAAACTATATCCTCAGAAAAACAAAATTATATAACTGAGATAACCGAAAAATCAAAGTCTAAACTTGTTGATTTAAGAGGTAACGTTGCTGTAATTTATAAAAAAAACAGGTAA
- a CDS encoding ribonuclease P protein component 4 has protein sequence MRRGRRPRWMLKIAEERIDILFKLAEESYSTHPHRSDRYVEMARNIATKYNIRMPRIWKRRFCKKCYKFLKPGENCQIRLKNSCVIIKCLECGNVVTLPYIREQKDKRRRRVESHIIKEGINE, from the coding sequence TTGAGAAGGGGAAGAAGACCAAGATGGATGCTGAAAATAGCAGAAGAAAGAATAGATATCCTGTTTAAACTTGCAGAAGAATCGTACAGTACTCATCCACACCGGTCAGATCGCTATGTAGAAATGGCAAGAAACATTGCAACAAAATATAATATAAGAATGCCGCGAATCTGGAAGAGAAGATTCTGTAAAAAATGTTATAAATTCCTGAAACCCGGAGAAAATTGTCAAATCCGGTTGAAAAATTCATGTGTTATTATAAAATGCCTTGAATGTGGAAATGTAGTAACCCTTCCATATATAAGAGAGCAGAAAGATAAAAGGAGGAGAAGAGTTGAGTCCCACATTATCAAAGAAGGAATTAATGAATAG
- a CDS encoding adenylate kinase family protein, with protein MIILITGTPGVGKTTVSSILVEKIDACLVNINELVDEKHLYTGIDEERGYKIVDLDALFNEIAKIIKNIDDHDKHVVVEGHLSHLFENSDIVIVLRANPDVLRDRMKIKGWKAAKIRENIEAEAIDICSYESFEIHGDKVNEIDTSDIHPDHVADLIIDVINGDKSFPVGNVDFLDYLK; from the coding sequence ATGATAATCCTTATTACAGGAACGCCTGGTGTTGGAAAAACTACTGTATCATCGATACTTGTAGAAAAAATAGATGCATGCCTTGTTAACATCAATGAACTCGTTGATGAAAAACATCTTTATACTGGAATTGATGAAGAGAGGGGATACAAAATAGTAGACCTGGATGCTCTATTTAATGAGATAGCCAAGATAATTAAGAATATAGATGATCATGACAAGCATGTGGTTGTTGAAGGGCATCTTTCACATCTTTTTGAAAACTCAGATATTGTAATTGTCTTAAGAGCGAATCCTGATGTTTTGCGTGACCGTATGAAGATTAAAGGATGGAAAGCAGCTAAAATACGTGAAAATATTGAAGCTGAAGCTATTGATATATGTTCCTATGAATCATTCGAAATTCACGGCGATAAAGTCAATGAAATAGATACAAGTGATATTCATCCGGACCATGTCGCAGATTTGATAATCGATGTGATAAACGGCGATAAAAGTTTTCCTGTAGGAAATGTGGATTTTCTGGATTATTTAAAATAA
- a CDS encoding sulfide-dependent adenosine diphosphate thiazole synthase, protein MELDDVKISRAIIESFMEDFIDYTDIDVAIVGGGPSGLVAGYYLAKAGFKAALFERKLSIGGGMWGGGMMFNKIVVQEESKRILDEFGIGSQKYEDDYYVADSVECVSTLCSKATQAGLKIFNLISIEDVMMKESKDVAGLVLNWSAVEMGRLHVDPLTIRTKAVIDATGHDCEVVKVVEKKVGPKLNTETGTIIGEKPMWAEVGEKALMDNTKEVYPGLYVTGMAANAVYGSPRMGPIFGGMLLSGERIAEILIEKLK, encoded by the coding sequence ATGGAATTAGATGACGTAAAAATATCCCGGGCGATAATTGAAAGTTTCATGGAAGATTTCATAGATTACACAGATATTGACGTTGCAATAGTTGGTGGAGGCCCATCAGGACTTGTAGCTGGATATTACCTTGCAAAAGCAGGCTTTAAAGCTGCATTATTTGAGAGAAAACTAAGCATCGGCGGCGGAATGTGGGGTGGCGGTATGATGTTCAATAAGATAGTTGTCCAGGAAGAAAGTAAAAGAATTCTGGATGAATTTGGCATCGGCTCCCAAAAGTATGAAGATGATTATTATGTTGCTGATTCAGTAGAATGTGTGTCAACATTGTGTTCTAAAGCAACACAAGCAGGTCTTAAAATCTTTAATTTAATAAGCATTGAAGATGTAATGATGAAAGAAAGTAAAGACGTTGCGGGTCTTGTCTTGAACTGGAGTGCAGTTGAAATGGGAAGATTACACGTTGATCCGCTTACCATAAGAACTAAAGCAGTAATCGATGCAACTGGACACGACTGTGAAGTTGTAAAAGTTGTAGAGAAAAAAGTAGGACCAAAACTCAACACTGAAACAGGTACCATCATAGGTGAAAAACCAATGTGGGCAGAAGTTGGAGAAAAAGCTCTTATGGATAACACCAAAGAGGTATATCCTGGTTTGTATGTCACCGGAATGGCAGCAAATGCCGTCTATGGATCTCCAAGGATGGGTCCAATATTTGGTGGAATGCTCCTTTCAGGAGAAAGAATAGCTGAAATATTAATTGAAAAATTAAAATAA